One window of the Capnocytophaga haemolytica genome contains the following:
- a CDS encoding nitroreductase family protein: MNSLKEILEFRRAVRSFSDQPIDAEVVKQCAEEAMLAPTAYGVQLYEMYHITNKDLLKKMAHACLDQSSATTAQQFVVFVTRQDLYKERAAYLLKQQVENVKRNSPAEKQASHIKYHEEVYKKIVPLLYMRFFGLMGAFRYLLSSVSGLFKPTYRQMTENDMRIDVHKNCALAAETFMLSMAEKGYDTCPMTGIDSLRVKRLLKLPYSAEINMVISCGIRSERGLYGERVRIPSEKLYKRI, translated from the coding sequence ATGAACAGTTTAAAGGAAATATTAGAATTTAGAAGAGCAGTGCGCTCGTTTTCCGACCAGCCGATTGATGCGGAGGTCGTAAAGCAATGCGCCGAGGAGGCAATGCTCGCCCCAACAGCCTATGGGGTACAGCTTTATGAGATGTATCACATTACTAATAAAGACCTTTTAAAGAAAATGGCTCACGCGTGCCTTGATCAGTCCTCTGCGACTACCGCTCAGCAGTTTGTGGTTTTCGTAACAAGACAAGATCTCTACAAAGAGCGTGCAGCGTATCTTCTTAAACAGCAAGTGGAGAATGTAAAGCGTAATAGTCCTGCTGAAAAACAGGCAAGTCACATCAAATACCACGAAGAAGTTTACAAAAAGATTGTTCCGCTCCTTTATATGCGCTTCTTTGGGTTGATGGGAGCCTTCCGTTATCTCCTAAGTTCCGTATCGGGCTTGTTTAAACCCACCTATCGACAGATGACGGAAAACGATATGCGTATTGATGTACATAAGAACTGTGCTTTGGCAGCCGAGACCTTTATGCTCTCGATGGCGGAAAAGGGTTACGACACCTGTCCGATGACAGGAATTGACAGTTTGCGGGTAAAAAGGCTATTGAAACTCCCTTATAGTGCCGAAATCAATATGGTGATAAGTTGTGGTATCCGTTCCGAACGGGGGCTTTATGGTGAGAGAGTTCGTATTCCAAGTGAGAAACTATACAAACGGATTTAA
- a CDS encoding nitroreductase family protein encodes MNSLKEILEFRRAVRHYSDQPIDAEVVKQCAEEAVLAPTSSNMQLYEMYHIVNKQLLAQMVPACLDQESVETAEQLVVFVTRQDKYKEHCKALLAAEVENVRRNSPPKKQEKRIKRWEQYYGKFLPFVYARAFGFLGWLRKGLALGVSLFRPMMTQVSEGDIRVVVHKSCALVAQTFMLAMAEKGYDTCPLEGFDARRVRKLLNLPYGTEINMVISCGIREDKGVWGDRVRLPIEELYKRV; translated from the coding sequence ATGAACAGTTTAAAGGAAATATTAGAATTTAGAAGAGCAGTGCGCCACTATTCCGACCAGCCGATCGATGCGGAGGTCGTAAAGCAATGTGCCGAGGAGGCAGTGCTCGCACCGACGAGCTCTAATATGCAGCTCTATGAGATGTATCACATCGTAAATAAGCAGCTGCTTGCCCAGATGGTGCCCGCGTGCCTCGATCAGGAGTCGGTGGAAACCGCCGAGCAGCTTGTGGTGTTCGTAACCCGACAGGATAAATACAAAGAGCACTGCAAGGCATTGTTAGCCGCAGAAGTGGAAAACGTAAGGCGCAACTCGCCACCGAAAAAGCAAGAGAAGCGCATCAAACGATGGGAACAGTACTACGGAAAGTTTCTTCCGTTTGTCTATGCGAGGGCTTTTGGCTTCTTGGGGTGGCTGCGTAAAGGCTTAGCCCTCGGGGTGAGCCTCTTCCGCCCAATGATGACCCAAGTATCTGAGGGAGATATCCGCGTAGTGGTACACAAGAGCTGCGCACTGGTAGCCCAGACCTTTATGTTGGCAATGGCGGAAAAGGGTTACGACACCTGTCCGCTTGAGGGCTTCGATGCGCGCCGCGTGCGAAAGTTACTGAACCTGCCCTACGGCACAGAAATCAATATGGTGATAAGCTGTGGCATCCGTGAGGATAAAGGGGTCTGGGGCGATAGGGTAAGGCTCCCCATAGAAGAGCTATATAAACGAGTTTGA
- a CDS encoding SRPBCC domain-containing protein produces the protein MKKIGIIAMLCIIILLVIHQSMAKEIRTEITINAPAEKVWQVLTDFGAYPTWNPYIVKMEGTLVEGERMQATLARPDGTTSTLNPKVRELKVGERIVMRKQVLGGIIVGANHIFEVKSNPDGSTTFVQAMTFNGFATYKFDTEMLKKQFEAMNRALKSRVEAL, from the coding sequence ATGAAAAAGATAGGTATCATCGCAATGCTGTGTATCATCATTCTGCTGGTGATACACCAAAGTATGGCAAAGGAAATTCGTACAGAAATCACCATCAACGCCCCAGCGGAGAAGGTTTGGCAGGTGCTTACCGACTTCGGGGCGTATCCAACGTGGAACCCTTATATTGTAAAGATGGAAGGCACGCTTGTAGAGGGCGAACGGATGCAAGCGACTCTGGCGCGCCCCGATGGCACTACCTCAACGCTCAATCCGAAGGTCAGGGAGCTGAAAGTAGGCGAGCGTATCGTAATGCGCAAACAGGTGCTGGGCGGGATTATCGTGGGTGCGAACCATATTTTTGAGGTAAAGAGCAATCCTGATGGGAGTACCACCTTTGTGCAGGCGATGACCTTCAATGGATTTGCGACCTACAAATTTGATACCGAGATGCTCAAAAAGCAATTCGAGGCGATGAATAGAGCACTCAAAAGCAGAGTAGAAGCATTGTAG
- the rpoC gene encoding DNA-directed RNA polymerase subunit beta' — protein sequence MARERVTPVTKFDKISIGLASPESILAVSRGEVLKPETINYRTHKPERDGLFCERIFGPVKDYECACGKYKRIRYKGIVCDRCGVEVTEKKVRRERVGHINLVVPIAHIWYFRSLPNKIGYLLGLPSKKLDMIIYYERYVVIQPGLAKAPDGSDLQYLDFLSEEEYVEIVERLPQDNQYLEDNDPNKFVAKMGAECLLELLERLDLDALSYELRHKANNESSKQRKTEALKRLQVVEAFRESKKHRENKPEWMIMKVIPVIPPELRPLVPLDGGRFATSDLNDLYRRVIIRNNRLKRLMEIKAPEVILRNEKRMLQESVDSLFDNTRKSSAVKTESNRPLKSLSDSLKGKQGRFRQNLLGKRVDYSARSVIVVGPELKLYECGLPKNMAAELYKPFVIRKLIERGIVKTVKSAKKIIDKKEPVVWDILENVIKGHPVLLNRAPTLHRLGIQAFQPKLIEGKAIQLHPLVCTAFNADFDGDQMAVHLPLGPEAILEAQLLMLASHNILNPANGSPITVPSQDMVLGLYYITKSRKSTPEYPVLGEGQSFYSNEEVNIAYNEGRLSLNAEINVRVRDLDENGNVIYHLVKTTTGRVLFNELVPLEVGYVNEVLTKKSLRDIIGRILKATSIPTTADFLDKIKNLGYKFAFKGGLSFSLGDIIIPQEKQDMIAEANGLVEGIMMNYNMGLITNNERYNQVIDVWTSTNAQLTELAMKRISGDQQGFNSVYMMLDSGARGSKEQIRQLTGMRGLMAKPKKSTAGGGEIIENPILSNFKEGLSILEYFISTHGARKGLADTALKTADAGYLTRRLVDVSQDVIINTEDCGTLRGVEVRALKKNEEVVETLGERILGRVSLHDVYNPLTEELLVAAGEEITEKIVDKIDAAPIEMVEVRSALTCEAKHGICAKCYGRNLSTGRMVQTGEAVGVVAAQSIGEPGTQLTLRTFHAGGVAGNVSEENKTEARFDGILDIEDLRVVRGKDNEQNPVDVVVRSSELKVVDANTGMVLQTHDIPYGAHIFVKDKQQVTKGTLLFQWDPYNAVIISEFSGKIAYEDIEQGVTYQIEIDEQTGFQEKVIVESRNKKLIPTLRILDKNGEELRSYNLPVGAHIMVDNDSKIEEGRVLVKIPRSSAKAGDITGGLPRVTELFEARNPSNPAIVSEIDGVVSFGKIKRGNKEVIVTSRFGEERKYLVKLSSQILVQENDFVRAGKPLSDGSVTPDDILNIKGPSAVQQYLVNEVQEVYRLQGVKINDKHFEVIVRQMMRKVEIQDPGDTLYLEGQLVHKDDFIEENDRLFGKKVVEDAGDSENLQAGQIVSLRQLRDENSLLKRADKALVVARDVIPATARPILQGITRASLQTKSFISAASFQETTKVLNEAAVSGKIDSLDGLKENVIVGHRIPAGTGLKRYEKILVGSKAEMEPTPEPTTRRRSRKDD from the coding sequence ATGGCAAGAGAAAGAGTTACACCTGTTACAAAATTTGATAAGATTTCAATAGGCTTAGCGTCTCCTGAGTCGATCCTTGCGGTATCGCGTGGAGAGGTGTTGAAGCCTGAAACTATCAACTATCGCACGCATAAGCCTGAGCGTGATGGTTTGTTTTGCGAGCGTATCTTCGGTCCGGTAAAGGATTACGAGTGCGCCTGCGGAAAGTACAAGCGCATCCGCTATAAGGGCATCGTTTGCGACCGTTGTGGGGTTGAAGTAACGGAAAAGAAAGTGCGTCGCGAACGCGTGGGGCACATCAACCTTGTGGTGCCTATCGCACATATATGGTATTTCCGTTCGCTGCCCAACAAGATCGGTTATTTGCTCGGGCTGCCTTCTAAAAAGCTCGATATGATCATCTATTACGAGCGATATGTAGTCATTCAGCCAGGGCTGGCTAAGGCACCCGATGGCTCGGACTTGCAATACCTCGACTTCCTCTCTGAAGAGGAATACGTGGAGATCGTAGAACGCCTTCCGCAAGATAACCAATACCTCGAGGACAACGACCCTAATAAGTTCGTCGCTAAAATGGGTGCTGAGTGCCTCTTGGAGCTCCTCGAACGCCTTGATTTGGACGCGCTCTCTTACGAATTGCGCCATAAGGCAAACAACGAGAGCTCAAAGCAACGCAAAACCGAAGCCCTGAAACGCTTGCAGGTAGTGGAGGCTTTCCGCGAATCAAAGAAGCACCGCGAAAACAAGCCCGAGTGGATGATTATGAAGGTCATCCCTGTTATTCCGCCTGAGTTGCGTCCCTTGGTGCCCCTCGATGGTGGGCGTTTTGCCACTTCGGACTTGAACGACCTCTACCGTCGCGTGATTATCCGCAACAATCGCCTTAAAAGATTGATGGAGATCAAAGCTCCTGAGGTAATCCTCCGCAATGAGAAGCGTATGTTGCAAGAATCAGTGGATTCGCTCTTTGATAACACCCGTAAGTCGTCGGCAGTGAAGACCGAGTCGAACCGTCCGCTCAAGTCGCTTTCTGACTCATTGAAGGGTAAGCAAGGGCGTTTCCGTCAGAACCTCTTAGGGAAACGTGTGGACTACTCGGCGCGTTCGGTGATCGTGGTAGGACCTGAACTGAAACTCTACGAATGCGGTCTGCCAAAGAATATGGCAGCCGAGCTATACAAACCATTTGTGATCCGCAAGCTCATCGAGCGCGGTATCGTAAAGACGGTGAAGTCGGCAAAGAAAATCATTGATAAGAAAGAGCCTGTGGTATGGGATATCCTTGAAAACGTCATCAAGGGACACCCCGTGCTGCTCAACCGTGCCCCTACGTTGCACCGTTTGGGTATCCAAGCCTTCCAGCCTAAGCTGATAGAGGGTAAGGCGATCCAATTGCACCCATTGGTGTGTACGGCGTTCAATGCGGACTTCGATGGCGACCAGATGGCGGTGCACTTGCCCCTCGGTCCTGAAGCGATCTTAGAGGCGCAACTGCTGATGCTCGCATCGCACAATATATTAAACCCTGCGAACGGATCGCCAATTACGGTGCCTTCACAGGATATGGTCTTGGGGCTGTATTACATCACCAAGTCGCGCAAATCGACCCCTGAGTACCCTGTTTTGGGCGAAGGACAATCCTTCTACTCCAATGAGGAAGTGAATATCGCCTACAATGAAGGGCGATTGAGCCTCAATGCAGAGATCAACGTACGAGTGCGCGACCTCGATGAGAACGGTAACGTGATATACCACTTGGTGAAAACCACCACAGGGCGCGTGCTCTTCAACGAGCTCGTTCCGCTGGAAGTGGGCTACGTCAATGAAGTGCTTACCAAGAAATCGCTCCGTGATATTATCGGGCGTATCCTCAAAGCAACCTCAATACCCACTACGGCGGACTTCCTCGACAAGATTAAGAACCTCGGGTATAAGTTCGCCTTCAAAGGGGGACTCTCGTTCAGCCTTGGGGACATTATTATCCCTCAGGAGAAACAAGATATGATCGCTGAGGCAAACGGATTGGTAGAGGGGATTATGATGAACTATAATATGGGGCTCATCACCAACAACGAGCGATACAATCAGGTGATCGATGTTTGGACATCGACCAATGCGCAACTCACCGAGCTGGCGATGAAACGCATCAGCGGCGACCAGCAAGGCTTCAACTCCGTATATATGATGCTCGACTCAGGGGCGCGTGGTTCTAAGGAACAGATACGCCAGCTGACAGGTATGCGTGGGCTGATGGCAAAGCCTAAGAAATCAACAGCAGGTGGTGGGGAAATCATCGAGAACCCTATCCTCTCTAACTTTAAGGAAGGGCTGTCGATTTTGGAATACTTCATCTCTACGCACGGGGCTCGTAAGGGGTTAGCGGATACTGCCCTCAAGACAGCGGACGCGGGTTACCTCACACGCCGTTTGGTAGACGTATCGCAAGACGTGATTATCAACACTGAGGATTGCGGCACCCTCCGCGGCGTAGAAGTACGCGCCTTGAAGAAGAATGAAGAGGTGGTGGAAACCCTCGGTGAGCGTATCCTTGGGCGTGTATCGCTCCACGATGTGTACAACCCACTCACCGAAGAGCTGTTAGTAGCTGCGGGAGAAGAAATCACCGAAAAGATAGTAGATAAAATCGATGCGGCACCGATAGAGATGGTAGAAGTACGCTCGGCACTTACCTGCGAAGCCAAACACGGTATCTGCGCGAAGTGCTACGGACGTAACCTCTCAACAGGACGTATGGTGCAGACAGGCGAAGCCGTTGGGGTAGTAGCTGCACAGTCCATCGGGGAGCCTGGTACACAGCTGACACTCCGTACCTTCCACGCGGGAGGGGTTGCGGGTAACGTCTCAGAAGAGAACAAGACCGAAGCACGCTTCGATGGTATTTTGGACATCGAAGACCTGCGTGTAGTACGAGGAAAAGACAACGAACAGAACCCAGTAGACGTGGTGGTTCGTTCCTCAGAGCTCAAGGTGGTAGATGCAAACACAGGTATGGTGTTGCAAACGCACGACATACCTTACGGGGCGCATATCTTTGTAAAAGACAAGCAACAAGTAACCAAAGGAACGCTGCTCTTCCAATGGGATCCTTATAACGCGGTAATCATCTCTGAATTCTCAGGGAAGATCGCTTATGAAGATATAGAACAAGGGGTTACTTACCAGATAGAGATCGATGAGCAAACAGGATTCCAAGAAAAGGTAATCGTGGAATCGCGTAACAAGAAGCTCATCCCTACTTTGCGTATCTTAGACAAGAATGGCGAAGAACTGCGCTCGTACAACTTGCCTGTGGGAGCCCACATTATGGTGGATAACGACAGCAAGATCGAAGAGGGACGCGTGCTGGTGAAGATACCACGTAGTTCAGCTAAGGCGGGCGACATCACAGGGGGTCTGCCTCGTGTTACGGAGCTCTTTGAGGCGCGTAATCCTTCCAACCCAGCGATTGTATCGGAGATCGACGGGGTGGTATCCTTCGGGAAGATCAAACGTGGTAACAAAGAGGTGATTGTAACCTCGCGCTTCGGTGAGGAACGCAAGTACCTCGTGAAACTATCGAGCCAAATCTTGGTGCAAGAGAACGACTTCGTACGTGCGGGCAAGCCCCTCTCTGACGGCTCAGTTACCCCTGACGATATCCTCAATATCAAGGGTCCATCGGCAGTGCAACAGTATTTGGTAAATGAGGTACAGGAAGTATACCGCTTGCAAGGGGTGAAGATCAATGATAAACACTTCGAGGTAATTGTACGCCAGATGATGCGCAAGGTGGAAATCCAAGACCCAGGGGATACCCTCTATTTGGAAGGTCAGCTCGTGCATAAGGACGACTTCATCGAGGAAAACGACCGCCTGTTTGGTAAAAAGGTGGTTGAGGACGCAGGCGACTCCGAAAATCTCCAAGCAGGGCAGATAGTGTCGCTGCGTCAGTTGCGCGATGAAAACTCATTGCTCAAGCGTGCGGACAAAGCCTTAGTAGTGGCTCGCGATGTGATCCCTGCTACGGCGCGACCTATCCTTCAGGGGATTACCAGAGCCTCATTGCAGACCAAATCGTTCATCTCGGCAGCTTCTTTCCAAGAAACGACCAAGGTGCTCAACGAAGCGGCTGTCAGCGGCAAGATCGATAGCCTCGATGGCTTGAAAGAGAACGTAATCGTGGGTCATCGTATCCCTGCGGGGACAGGACTCAAGCGTTACGAGAAGATACTCGTAGGCTCAAAGGCTGAGATGGAACCTACGCCAGAACCAACAACAAGAAGAAGATCACGAAAAGATGACTAA
- a CDS encoding DUF3467 domain-containing protein, translated as MTNTNENNERELSIELDQEMADGVYANLVVINHSSSEFVLDFVNVMPGMPKAHVRSRVVLAPEHAKRLLAALADNIEKYENANGNISDNSSYTIPLFGVTGEA; from the coding sequence ATGACTAATACAAACGAGAACAACGAACGCGAGCTCAGCATTGAGCTCGATCAGGAGATGGCTGACGGGGTTTATGCGAACCTCGTGGTTATCAATCACTCGAGTAGTGAGTTTGTACTCGACTTCGTCAATGTAATGCCAGGAATGCCTAAGGCGCATGTGCGCAGTAGGGTGGTGCTCGCCCCCGAACACGCCAAACGCCTGCTGGCAGCCCTTGCGGACAACATCGAGAAGTACGAGAACGCCAACGGCAATATCAGCGATAACAGCAGTTATACGATACCGCTCTTTGGTGTAACAGGAGAGGCGTAA
- the yihA gene encoding ribosome biogenesis GTP-binding protein YihA/YsxC, translating into MSNSDVSKCPTEGLPEYAFIGRSNVGKSSLINMLTNHKGLAKTSGRPGKTQLINHFKINNQWFLVDLPGYGYARVSKTTKRVFQKFITQYFEKRKQLICAFVLVDIRHEPQPIDLEFMQWLGENAIPFAIVFTKADKLKPQAIERSVEVYQQVLLETWEEMLPYFITSAESKLGKEELLQYIEDINTTVK; encoded by the coding sequence ATGAGCAACTCGGATGTGAGTAAGTGTCCTACGGAGGGCTTGCCTGAGTATGCTTTTATAGGTCGCTCGAACGTGGGGAAATCGTCATTGATCAATATGCTGACCAATCACAAGGGGCTGGCTAAAACTTCGGGCAGACCTGGGAAAACACAGCTTATCAACCACTTTAAAATCAACAATCAATGGTTTCTGGTTGACCTGCCTGGGTATGGCTATGCGCGGGTGTCAAAGACTACTAAGCGTGTGTTTCAGAAGTTTATCACTCAGTACTTTGAAAAACGTAAGCAGCTGATTTGTGCCTTTGTGCTGGTGGATATACGGCACGAACCTCAGCCCATTGACTTGGAGTTTATGCAGTGGCTCGGCGAGAACGCTATCCCTTTTGCGATTGTCTTCACCAAAGCCGACAAACTTAAGCCTCAGGCGATTGAACGCAGCGTTGAAGTGTATCAGCAGGTGCTTTTAGAGACGTGGGAGGAGATGCTCCCGTACTTTATTACGTCGGCTGAGAGCAAACTCGGCAAGGAAGAACTGCTGCAGTATATTGAAGATATCAACACTACGGTAAAATAA
- a CDS encoding alpha/beta fold hydrolase: MTTDVKKEGKFSYIESGEGTPIIVLHGLMGGLSNFEGVISFFSGRYKVVVPELPLFSMPLLTTSVKTLAKYIHKFIKHKKFEKVILLGNSLGGHVGLLYTKLYPKEVKALILTGSSGLYESAMSEGYPRRGDYEFIKKKCEEVFYDPAVATKEIVDEVFENISDRSKLIKTLALAKSAIRHNMAKDLPKMTTPVCLIWGKNDSVTPPKVAEEFHELLPNSELFWIDKCGHAPMMEHPDEFNEVLNKWLERTDK; this comes from the coding sequence ATGACAACAGACGTAAAGAAAGAAGGTAAGTTTTCATACATAGAAAGTGGTGAAGGTACCCCTATCATTGTGCTACACGGACTTATGGGGGGGTTGAGCAATTTCGAAGGGGTTATTTCTTTTTTTTCAGGGAGGTACAAGGTCGTAGTTCCTGAGCTTCCTTTGTTTTCGATGCCTTTATTGACGACTTCTGTTAAGACTTTGGCGAAGTATATCCATAAGTTCATCAAGCATAAGAAGTTTGAGAAGGTGATCCTGCTGGGGAACTCACTTGGGGGGCACGTGGGCTTACTCTACACTAAGCTCTACCCTAAGGAGGTTAAAGCGTTGATTCTCACGGGGAGTTCTGGTCTTTATGAGAGTGCTATGAGCGAAGGTTATCCGCGTAGGGGCGACTATGAGTTTATTAAGAAGAAGTGTGAGGAGGTGTTCTACGATCCTGCCGTGGCTACTAAGGAGATTGTAGATGAGGTGTTTGAGAATATTAGTGATCGTTCGAAGCTCATCAAGACGCTGGCGCTGGCAAAGAGTGCTATCCGCCACAATATGGCTAAGGATTTGCCTAAGATGACAACCCCTGTGTGTCTTATCTGGGGTAAGAACGACTCGGTTACGCCTCCGAAAGTGGCTGAAGAATTCCACGAATTGCTACCTAATTCTGAGCTTTTTTGGATTGATAAGTGCGGGCATGCGCCTATGATGGAGCACCCTGACGAATTTAATGAGGTACTCAACAAATGGCTTGAGCGTACAGATAAATAG
- the rimO gene encoding 30S ribosomal protein S12 methylthiotransferase RimO, with protein MRTKSIKQNVINVVTLGCSKNVYDSEVLAGQLKGSGKKVVHEQQGNIVVINTCGFIGSAKEESVNTILDYVHRKERGQVDKVFVMGCLSERYKPDLEKEIPDVDQYFGTSELPQLLKVLGADYKHELIGERLTTTPKNYAYLKIAEGCDRPCSFCAIPLMRGSHKSTPIEDLVREAEGLAAKGVKELILIAQDLTYYGLDLYGARRLADLLRALAKVEGIEWIRLHYAFPTGFPMDVLEVMKTEPKICKYLDIPLQHISDKILKSMKRGTTQAKTTKLLKTFREALPEMAIRTTLIVGYPGETGEDFEALKAFVKEMRFDRLGCFTYSHEEDTAAYVLADDVPEEVKMARANAIMELQGQISWELNQQKVGKVFRCLIDRKEGNYFVGRTEYDSPDVDNEVLIDARKHYVKIGDFAHIKITEAADYDLYGEPVLNDE; from the coding sequence ATGCGTACCAAATCAATTAAACAGAACGTTATCAATGTGGTAACCTTGGGTTGCTCGAAAAATGTATATGACAGTGAGGTGCTGGCAGGGCAACTCAAAGGCAGTGGCAAGAAGGTGGTGCACGAGCAGCAGGGTAACATCGTGGTGATCAACACCTGTGGCTTTATTGGCAGTGCCAAAGAGGAGAGCGTGAACACGATCCTCGACTATGTGCATCGCAAGGAGCGCGGTCAGGTAGACAAGGTGTTCGTAATGGGCTGCCTCAGTGAGCGGTATAAGCCTGATTTAGAGAAGGAAATTCCCGATGTAGACCAATATTTCGGCACCAGCGAGCTGCCCCAATTGCTCAAGGTGCTGGGGGCGGACTACAAGCACGAACTCATTGGTGAGCGACTGACGACCACGCCCAAGAATTACGCCTACTTGAAGATCGCCGAGGGCTGCGACCGTCCGTGTAGTTTTTGTGCCATTCCGCTGATGCGCGGCAGCCATAAGTCCACCCCCATTGAGGATTTGGTGCGCGAGGCTGAGGGCTTAGCAGCTAAGGGTGTCAAAGAGCTGATACTCATCGCGCAAGACCTTACCTACTACGGGTTAGACCTCTATGGGGCACGCCGCCTAGCGGATCTGCTCAGGGCGTTAGCAAAGGTGGAAGGCATTGAGTGGATACGCCTGCATTATGCCTTCCCGACAGGCTTCCCGATGGACGTTTTAGAGGTGATGAAAACCGAGCCGAAGATCTGTAAGTACTTGGATATTCCGCTACAACACATCTCGGATAAGATTTTAAAGAGTATGAAGCGCGGTACTACGCAGGCAAAGACGACTAAGCTGCTCAAAACCTTCCGCGAAGCGTTGCCCGAGATGGCTATTCGCACTACGCTTATCGTGGGTTACCCTGGGGAGACGGGGGAGGATTTTGAGGCACTGAAAGCCTTTGTAAAGGAAATGCGCTTCGACCGCCTCGGTTGTTTTACGTATAGCCACGAGGAGGATACAGCGGCTTATGTCTTGGCGGACGATGTGCCTGAGGAGGTGAAGATGGCGCGCGCCAATGCCATTATGGAGTTGCAAGGGCAGATTTCGTGGGAGCTCAATCAGCAGAAAGTAGGTAAGGTTTTCCGCTGCCTGATTGATAGAAAAGAGGGTAATTACTTCGTTGGGCGTACTGAGTACGACTCGCCTGATGTGGATAATGAGGTGCTGATTGATGCACGTAAGCACTATGTGAAGATAGGCGATTTTGCCCACATAAAGATTACCGAAGCTGCTGATTATGATCTCTATGGAGAACCGGTCCTTAATGATGAGTAG
- a CDS encoding cytochrome-c peroxidase — protein sequence MRIFIVFALLLLFSFRVRQQDIFEDAAYVQLLRAQYSSGDPSQWEAPVLDAVVRVGFKDIGVLPEVPFPAENPFSEAKKVLGKMLFFDPRLSRSRQISCASCHDSELGWADGRSVSYGHNRQTGKRNAMSLLNMGHHTIFFWDGRVATLEEQALGPLTDPVEMASTKELAVKHIRKVKGYCPYFKAAFGDEKVTIERIAQAIATYERTITAAKTRFDRFISGEKVHFTDEEVIGLHLFRTKARCINCHNTPLFADEQFHNEGLSYYGRMYEDLGRYKITGKKEDVGGFKTPSLRNVAATAPYIHNGFVPDLEGMIEMYNAGMPRPEPRGKQVGDTLFPTTDPLLKPLHLTPKERAALIAFLKTLSSPLRREKAPALPE from the coding sequence ATGAGAATTTTTATCGTATTTGCTTTACTATTGCTGTTTTCCTTTAGGGTGAGGCAGCAAGATATTTTTGAAGATGCCGCCTACGTGCAGCTGTTGCGTGCGCAGTACAGTTCGGGCGATCCTTCGCAGTGGGAAGCCCCTGTGTTGGACGCTGTGGTGCGTGTGGGCTTTAAGGATATAGGCGTGCTGCCTGAGGTGCCTTTCCCTGCAGAGAATCCGTTTAGTGAGGCGAAGAAAGTGCTTGGCAAAATGCTGTTTTTTGACCCACGACTTTCGCGCTCAAGGCAGATATCGTGTGCTTCGTGCCACGACTCAGAGCTCGGTTGGGCTGATGGGCGCAGTGTCTCGTATGGGCATAACCGCCAAACGGGCAAGCGCAATGCGATGTCCCTGCTCAATATGGGGCATCATACTATATTTTTCTGGGATGGGCGTGTGGCTACCTTGGAAGAGCAAGCTCTCGGTCCGCTTACCGACCCTGTGGAGATGGCTTCCACTAAGGAGCTTGCCGTGAAGCATATACGCAAGGTAAAGGGGTATTGCCCCTACTTTAAAGCCGCTTTTGGCGATGAAAAGGTAACGATTGAGCGCATCGCCCAGGCAATTGCCACTTACGAGCGCACTATTACTGCTGCTAAAACGCGTTTCGACCGCTTTATTTCGGGTGAAAAGGTGCACTTTACCGATGAGGAAGTCATTGGGTTGCACCTTTTCCGCACCAAAGCGCGCTGTATCAACTGCCATAATACGCCGCTTTTCGCCGATGAGCAATTTCACAACGAAGGATTGTCGTACTATGGGCGTATGTATGAGGATTTGGGCAGGTATAAGATTACTGGCAAGAAGGAAGACGTCGGTGGGTTTAAAACGCCGAGTTTGCGTAATGTAGCCGCTACGGCACCTTACATACACAATGGTTTTGTGCCTGACCTTGAGGGTATGATTGAGATGTACAACGCTGGGATGCCGCGCCCTGAGCCTCGTGGCAAGCAAGTGGGCGATACACTTTTCCCCACTACCGATCCGCTGCTCAAGCCCTTGCACCTTACCCCCAAAGAGCGTGCCGCCCTCATAGCCTTCCTCAAAACACTCAGCTCGCCCTTGCGCAGGGAAAAAGCCCCAGCCTTGCCTGAATAG